Genomic DNA from Peribacillus sp. FSL H8-0477:
TTTCTGGACAATGACACTCGGTACCGCAATGGCTGCTACAATGGTGTTATTAAATGAAGCTTCCGTTTTATTTACCTTTTATGCACCTCTAATGGCACATCCAATTTTCTATATTGGATTGACACTTATTATTGTCGGCAGCTGGTTATCCAGCGGGTCCATGCTTTCATCTTATATTGGATGGCGCAAGCAAAACCCTGGTAAGGTCAGCCCGCTGTTAAGTTTCATGGTCGTGGTTAATACCTTGTTATGGCTGGTTGCGACGATTGGTGTCGCTGCTACTGTCTTATTCCAAATGCTTCCGTTATCACTAGGAATGGTTGATTCAATTAATGTATTGGTCAGCAGAACCTTGTTCTGGTATTTTGGTCACCCACTCGTGTATTTTTGGCTGTTGCCAGCTTATATGTGCTGGTATGTGGTGATTCCAAAAATTATCGGCGGGAAAATTTTCTCTGATTCATTAGCACGAATGTCCTTTATTCTATTTTTACTTTTCTCTATTCCAGTCGGTTTCCATCACCAGCTAACTGAACCTGGGATTGATCCTGCGTGGAAATTCCTTCAGGTTATCTTAACCTTTTTAGTAGTCATTCCATCTCTAATGACAGCATTCTCTATGTTTGGAATGTTTGAAAAGTATGGTCGTTCTAAAGGAGCAAAAGGATTATTCGGCTGGTTTAAGAAACTGCCGTGGGGAGATGCTCGATTTGTCGTTCCTTTCATCGGGATGGTTGCTTTCATCCCAGCAGGTGCAGGCGGTTTAGTTAATGCATCTAACCAATTAAATCAAGTTATTCATAATACCATTTGGGTAACTGGTCACTTCCATTTAACACTTGCTACATCTGTTGTTTTAACCTTTTTCGGAATTGCTTACTGGTTAATCCCACATTTAACAGGCCGTGTGTTAACGAAAAAAATGAACAAACTGGCTATTATCCAAGCCTGCGTTTGGGCGATTGGTATGACCTTCATGTCTGGTTCCATGCATCTTGCAGGCCTTCTTGGAGCTCCACGACGCTCTTCTTATTCTACGTACGGGGATTCGCAAACAGCGATTGACTGGATTCCCTATCAAATAGGTCAAGCAGTTGGCGGGTCTATCCTATTTATCGGAATTATCCTTGTTCTCGTCATCTTTATTAATCTGTCATTCTTTGCACCAAAAGGTGAACAAGAATTCCCGATAGGCGAAATGGATGAAGAAGCTGAAAAGACACCAATGGTATTTGAGAACTGGAAGCTTTGGATCGGTTTAACCATCGTTCTTATCCTATTCGCTTACACCATTCCATTTATTGATATGATACAAAATGCACCACCGGGCTCAAAAGGCTATAAATTTTGGTAATTAGTATTGAAAAAAGTGCTTAAACTTTCCGTTTAAGCACTTTTTTGCATTCTGCTGTTGAATGAAAAAGCAGCAGGCACTTTGCCTGCTGCTCATTTTTAATCAAGCTGATAAATTCGACTGTATTTCTCTTCAAGGTAGCTGATCAGATAAGCCGCATTCAAACCTTCACCAGTTGTAGCTTGGAGAATTTCAAGCGGTTTTTTTGTGCTGCCGTATTGATGAATATGTGTATTAAGCCAAGTCCTAATCGGTGTAATATCACCTTTTTGTAAATATTCATCAAAGTTTGGCAGCTCTTCGTTCATCGTATGCTTAATCTGTGCTGCATACATATAGCCTAGTGCATAGGATGGGAAATACCCGAAGCTGCCATCAGCCCAGTGGATATCCTGTAAAATACCTTCTGTATCATTTCTCGGCGTAATGCCTAGGTATTCTTGATATTTCTTATTCCAAGCATCCGGGAGGTCTTTAACTTCTAACGTTCCACTGAACAATTCTTTTTCTAATTCATAGCGCACCATGATATGTAATGAATAGGTCAGTTCATCAGCATCCACCCGAATAAACGACGGTTTAGATTCATTAATCCCCCGGTAAAAGTCTTCTAATGATACATTAGCAAATTGTTCAGATGCATATTCTTTAAGCACTGGAAACTGTTTTTCCCAGAAATGAATATTACGACCGATAAAGTTTTCAAAAAACAGGGACTGTGATTCATGAATTCCCATCGATGTTCCTGTATCAAGTAATGTCCCGGTTAACTCCTCTGATATGTTTTGCTCATAAATGGCATGTCCACATTCGTGAATGCTGCCAAATACAGCCCCGCGAAAATCATTTTCATCATAACGGGTTGTGATTCGGACATCTCCTCGATTAATTCCGGTTGCAAATGGATGAACTGTTTCATCCAAACGCCCCGCCTCGAAATCATAACCAAGCTGCTGAAGGATATTCAGACTAAATGCTTCTTGGGCTTCTTTCGAGAAATGAGTATACAGGAATGATGTATCAGGCTTATGTTTACTCTGAGCAATTCTTTGTACTAACGGGACAATCCGTTCACGAAGCTCTCCAAACACTCTATCCAAAATCTCAACTGTCATGTCGGGTTCATATTTATCCAATAGAGTGTTATAAGGATGATCCGTATATCCCCAATAGTCAACAAATTTCCGCGTATACGAAACCATTTGTTCTAAGTATGGTTCATAAATCGAAAAATCGTTCTTTTCTCGAGCTTCCATCCAAGCACTTTCAGATTTGGATTGTAAGATTACAAATTCCTTATATTCATGTGCCGGGATTTTCTTGTTACGATCGTATTCTTCCTTACTCTTTTCAATCATGCTTTTGGTCGTCACAGACAATCCGTCGGTTGAGGAAAGCAAGGTTATGAACCTTCCCATTTCTTCGCTCGTTGATAGTTGAAATACCTCTGCCGCTAACATGCCGATTACTTCAGACCGTTGTGCGACTCCTTTAGCAGGTGCACCTGTCCGTAAATCCCAAAAAATAACCGCCAATGCTTCGTTATATGCGGCAATTTTTTTTACGTACTCTCGATAAGCTGTTTCTACGTTTATTTGTTCAGACATTTATTTCCCCCCTATGGTTTACTCTTGGATTTTACCATATTTTTTCAGATTTTAGATAGTTGATGAAAAGAAAAAAAACCGAGGAAATCCTCGGTTTTAGGGTGCAGTTGGTAAAACAGCTAATATTTTTGAAAGTGTATCTTCCGTTAACTGTTTATCTGTCAGGATATGAATCGAACCCGTATCATCACTTGTACGGATTAATCGGCCGATTCCTTGTCTTAATCTAAGCAGCATATACGGCAGATCTACCTGTTCAAATGGCTGATCAGCTGCTTGACGTTTTGCTTGGAAGACTGGATCATGCGGAGGGAACGGCAGTGAGAAGATGATTACATTTTTCAATGAGTCACCTGGTATATCAAGGCCTTCCCAAAGATGATAAGAAAGAAGCACAGATTCTTCGTTCGTTTGGAATTTTTTCACCAGTTCACTAATTTCTTCGTCTCCTTCGTAATAGAATGGAAACTCAGTATCCTTCGCATGCTTTTTAAACCAAAGCAGTTCTTCCTTTGATTGGAAAAGCACAAGTGTTCTGCCTCCATTATCACGAATACTATTCATGCTGTAATCTAATTTATCCATTTGGTTTCCTGATTCAAATACTGGTATGGAAAGATCCATAACCTCATCATACTCAAACGGAGATGCTACAGAAAAACTGCTGTAGTCTTTGATACCCAAGCTTTCAGCTAGATAGTCAAATGACTTATTATCAGAGAGTGTCGCAGAAGAGAAAATATAAGGCATTTTCTTTGAAAACACTTCTTCTCCAAGAATATCTTGAACAAGCCTTGGCATGATAACCAGCGTTTTAGTATCTTGATTTTCTTCAAACCAGGTTACAGCCTGGCGGTTCTTCAAGAATAACGATAATGAATAGCCAAGCTGTTCTAGATATTCTTCCGTAACCTTTAAGTCATAATCATTAATCGTATAAAGCTCTGCCTCAAAGACAAGATTCTCTTCAAGCTTTTCCACCTTCTGATGGAGTTTGCCTGCTAAAGAGATGATGTCATCAGATTCAGGAATTTCGTAACGATTTGATCCTTCGACTGGAATTGAGAGGACATCAAGCAAAGTAAAGAATTCCTCATTGATATCGATTAAGTCTTCAATGATGTAAAGTGTTTCCTCACGAACTTGATTAGCCATTAATAATTCAAGAACATTCGCAAGCGCGGTTTCACTCACTTTATATGTTAATGCTTTTTGTGCTGAAATTTCTAGTAGATGTCCTTCATCAAACACCACACAACTATGCTCCGGCAATAATGGAAGCTGTCCTTCGCGTTTGCGTTTTTCCTTTGTCCACACATGTTCCATAAAGAAATCATGTGAGCAGATAATCAAATCCGTTGACTTCCGATAATGGTCACGTGACAACGTTTGACCACAGCGGTGTCGTTTATCACAGGTAAAACAGTTCTGCAGCTGATCCCAGCCGACTTTTGACCAATCCTCGTCATTTAAGTATGCATATTCTTTTCGTTCCCCATAAGGGCTATAAGAGGCCATGGAGCCGTTTCCGTAAACGAATTTTGGTAATTCATCATATACACGGTCGATTCCTTCTGAATCTTCATTTGTAACGGCGGTCTCTAATTTTTTTAAACAAAGATACTGATCATGGTATTTCGCAAGTCTTACATCG
This window encodes:
- a CDS encoding ATP-dependent DNA helicase; protein product: MLQTLPFPVTKDDSFYDKLSEWIGDVFYDILPEKGFELRDEQIFMAFQLEKAFKDKEVMFAEAGVGTGKTLVYLLYALCYARYTNKPAIISCADETLIEQLVKEEGDIQKIKEMLGIDIDVRLAKYHDQYLCLKKLETAVTNEDSEGIDRVYDELPKFVYGNGSMASYSPYGERKEYAYLNDEDWSKVGWDQLQNCFTCDKRHRCGQTLSRDHYRKSTDLIICSHDFFMEHVWTKEKRKREGQLPLLPEHSCVVFDEGHLLEISAQKALTYKVSETALANVLELLMANQVREETLYIIEDLIDINEEFFTLLDVLSIPVEGSNRYEIPESDDIISLAGKLHQKVEKLEENLVFEAELYTINDYDLKVTEEYLEQLGYSLSLFLKNRQAVTWFEENQDTKTLVIMPRLVQDILGEEVFSKKMPYIFSSATLSDNKSFDYLAESLGIKDYSSFSVASPFEYDEVMDLSIPVFESGNQMDKLDYSMNSIRDNGGRTLVLFQSKEELLWFKKHAKDTEFPFYYEGDEEISELVKKFQTNEESVLLSYHLWEGLDIPGDSLKNVIIFSLPFPPHDPVFQAKRQAADQPFEQVDLPYMLLRLRQGIGRLIRTSDDTGSIHILTDKQLTEDTLSKILAVLPTAP
- a CDS encoding b(o/a)3-type cytochrome-c oxidase subunit 1; the protein is MNKLAVTKVDPRDAKLSMAHFHVAFIALALGGFAGLLQVLVRSGTFELPFGITYYQVLTVHGVLLGLILTTFFIIGFQFAAISRTAGTLSNKARLIGWIGFWTMTLGTAMAATMVLLNEASVLFTFYAPLMAHPIFYIGLTLIIVGSWLSSGSMLSSYIGWRKQNPGKVSPLLSFMVVVNTLLWLVATIGVAATVLFQMLPLSLGMVDSINVLVSRTLFWYFGHPLVYFWLLPAYMCWYVVIPKIIGGKIFSDSLARMSFILFLLFSIPVGFHHQLTEPGIDPAWKFLQVILTFLVVIPSLMTAFSMFGMFEKYGRSKGAKGLFGWFKKLPWGDARFVVPFIGMVAFIPAGAGGLVNASNQLNQVIHNTIWVTGHFHLTLATSVVLTFFGIAYWLIPHLTGRVLTKKMNKLAIIQACVWAIGMTFMSGSMHLAGLLGAPRRSSYSTYGDSQTAIDWIPYQIGQAVGGSILFIGIILVLVIFINLSFFAPKGEQEFPIGEMDEEAEKTPMVFENWKLWIGLTIVLILFAYTIPFIDMIQNAPPGSKGYKFW
- a CDS encoding carboxypeptidase M32, with product MSEQINVETAYREYVKKIAAYNEALAVIFWDLRTGAPAKGVAQRSEVIGMLAAEVFQLSTSEEMGRFITLLSSTDGLSVTTKSMIEKSKEEYDRNKKIPAHEYKEFVILQSKSESAWMEAREKNDFSIYEPYLEQMVSYTRKFVDYWGYTDHPYNTLLDKYEPDMTVEILDRVFGELRERIVPLVQRIAQSKHKPDTSFLYTHFSKEAQEAFSLNILQQLGYDFEAGRLDETVHPFATGINRGDVRITTRYDENDFRGAVFGSIHECGHAIYEQNISEELTGTLLDTGTSMGIHESQSLFFENFIGRNIHFWEKQFPVLKEYASEQFANVSLEDFYRGINESKPSFIRVDADELTYSLHIMVRYELEKELFSGTLEVKDLPDAWNKKYQEYLGITPRNDTEGILQDIHWADGSFGYFPSYALGYMYAAQIKHTMNEELPNFDEYLQKGDITPIRTWLNTHIHQYGSTKKPLEILQATTGEGLNAAYLISYLEEKYSRIYQLD